In a single window of the Arachis hypogaea cultivar Tifrunner chromosome 6, arahy.Tifrunner.gnm2.J5K5, whole genome shotgun sequence genome:
- the LOC112696159 gene encoding probable LRR receptor-like serine/threonine-protein kinase RKF3 — protein MTMIYYSNHRPTYSLSFLLLGKLSNTYQAPPMSLFIFLFFLFLLPPPSLSQNDNVTCPLNTTLLTTLGGGSEPSFDSSSTCHNVLQTLHLLQADYLRRQSRFVPPLNSSASCWSTFQSYITKYEPNFDVRSRCGLQTSWISYGCMNITTLQQFESVVPAATIQSVKSSCNQSLDNNAPCASCTTSLSNLQSYLNGSTVGNVSDCRSYTSIYAAYLADPTDTGTAKCLFGLDFSSSGKSNNGKKVLIGVVVAVFFVLGLVLFGGFCGYLRWKKKRNEITKKGGVGMDQIGLSSSGLDSMNQSTTLIRFSFDEIKRATRNFSRDNIIGSGGYGNVYKGLLNDGSQVAMKRFKNCSVAGDASFTHEVEVIASVRHVNLVALRGYCTATTNLEGHQRIIVTDLMENGSLYDHLFGSRGKKLSWPLRQKIALGTARGLAYLHYGAQPSIIHRDIKASNILLDEKFEAKVADFGLAKFNPEGMTHMSTRVAGTMGYVAPEYALYGQLTERSDVFSYGVVLLELLSGRKALEMDSDGQPNALTDLAWSLVREGKSLDVIEDGMPEQGAPEVLEKYVLVAVLCSHPQLYARPTMDQVVKMLETDESVPSVMERPIPFTAGRIDIEKSALSNSGQLCSPTGYQAFTMQSKHLSDPNKQEELKEEEEGNSESGTMSVD, from the coding sequence ATGACGATGATATATTACTCAAATCACAGACCCActtattctctttcttttcttcttcttggcaAATTATCAAACACCTACCAGGCACCTCCAATGTCgctcttcatcttcctcttctttctcttcctcctcccgcCGCCATCGCTCTCCCAAAACGACAACGTAACCTGCCCACTCAACACCACCCTCCTCACCACCCTAGGCGGCGGCTCCGAACCATCCTTCGACTCATCCTCAACGTGTCACAACGTCCTCCAAACCCTCCACCTCCTCCAAGCCGACTACCTCCGCCGCCAATCCCGCTTCGTTCCGCCGTTAAACTCCTCCGCCTCATGCTGGTCCACCTTTCAATCCTACATCACCAAATACGAACCCAATTTCGACGTTCGCTCGCGCTGCGGCCTCCAAACCTCCTGGATCTCCTATGGCTGCATGAACATCACCACCCTCCAACAATTCGAGTCCGTCGTCCCCGCCGCAACCATCCAAAGCGTTAAAAGTAGCTGCAACCAGTCTTTGGATAACAACGCACCCTGCGCCAGCTGCACCACCAGCTTGTCCAACTTGCAGTCCTACTTGAACGGCTCCACCGTCGGCAACGTCTCCGATTGCAGGTCCTACACTTCTATCTACGCTGCTTATCTTGCTGACCCTACTGATACCGGCACCGCTAAGTGCTTGTTCGGCCTTGATTTCTCTTCCTCCGGGAAAAGCAACAACGGTAAGAAGGTTCTTATtggtgttgttgttgctgttttctttgttttggggTTGGTTTTGTTTGGTGGGTTCTGCGGTTACTTgaggtggaagaagaagaggaacgaGATTACGAAGAAAGGTGGGGTTGGCATGGATCAGATTGGTTTGAGTTCTTCTGGATTGGACTCCATGAACCAGAGCACTACCTTGATTAGGTTCAGCTTCGATGAAATCAAGAGAGCCACCAGGAATTTCTCAAGGGATAACATAATTGGGAGTGGCGGTTATGGCAACGTTTACAAGGGTTTGTTGAACGATGGATCTCAGGTTGCTATGAAGAGGTTCAAGAATTGTTCTGTTGCAGGTGATGCCAGCTTCACTCATGAGGTTGAGGTCATTGCCAGCGTTAGGCATGTCAATCTTGTTGCTTTGAGAGGCTATTGTACGGCCACAACTAATTTAGAGGGTCATCAGAGGATTATTGTGACTGATTTGATGGAAAATGGGAGTCTCTATGATCACTTGTTTGGGTCAAGAGGGAAGAAATTGAGTTGGCCCCTTCGGCAGAAGATAGCTCTCGGAACTGCTAGGGGTTTGGCTTATCTGCATTACGGTGCGCAGCCGTCAATCATTCACAGGGACATTAAGGCTAGCAATATTCTTCTTGATGAGAAATTTGAGGCCAAGGTCGCAGATTTCGGGTTGGCAAAGTTCAATCCGGAGGGAATGACACATATGAGTACTAGAGTTGCCGGTACCATGGGGTATGTTGCTCCTGAGTATGCCCTCTATGGGCAATTGACAGAGAGGAGTGATGTTTTCAGCTATGGTGTCGTGCTTCTTGAATTGTTGAGTGGGAGGAAGGCTCTGGAGATGGACAGCGACGGACAGCCAAATGCACTGACTGACTTGGCCTGGTCATTGGTTAGGGAAGGTAAATCATTGGATGTTATTGAAGATGGAATGCCGGAACAGGGCGCGCCGGAGGTTCTTGAGAAGTATGTGTTGGTTGCTGTGCTGTGCTCACATCCTCAGTTGTATGCTAGGCCTACAATGGACCAGGTTGTTAAGATGCTGGAGACCGATGAGTCTGTGCCTTCGGTTATGGAAAGGCCAATACCTTTTACTGCTGGGAGGATTGATATTGAGAAATCTGCTCTAAGCAACTCAGGGCAGCTTTGTAGTCCAACCGGTTATCAGGCATTCACAATGCAGAGTAAACACCTTTCGGATCCTAATAAGCAAGAAGAGcttaaggaagaagaagagggaaaCTCTGAGTCCGGGACCATGAGCGTGGATTGA